Proteins from one Alkalinema sp. FACHB-956 genomic window:
- a CDS encoding AAA-like domain-containing protein — protein MSDTYQVGGSLRQNSPSYVVRQADLDLVMALNNGELSYVLNARQMGKSSLRVRTMHQLQQQGRKCGAVDLTLLGTRTTTPEQWYASFAASLIQSFRLEVQLGSWWRNHQELSLVRRLATFFEEILLPQVPGPIVLFIDEVDSVMALTFPTDDFFALIRATYDRRSEMPEYRRLTWALFGVATPAALIRDPQRTPLNIGRAIQLRGFQDHEVFPLACGLVGKVNQPMAVLKAILYWTAGQPFLTQKLCQLTMQSSQSTIQGTLNLPPGTESFWVEQLVHKHILQDWEAQDYPEHLRTIRDRLLFEPRGRRDRLLLYRQLLLREQSNPVPDEPEEVSPKNQNSPSRPLADLSLDSTRGISPAPATQFVNSPTPPAEQLRLGTDWLGKSLEKSLDFEQVIFSSDRAIEPVLTELLLSGLVEQRQGRLQVKNPIYQAIFNLNWVDAQLATYDALELQSSTAPAQPSESPARSPMDQSSVARLSAAQVEPPPIALSDAIVSSTINPISDPSLESASLDRTAEVGSNEIVDQSKSSVDLATPTVAVPLVAVPLHPSSGSSLQQVEPALAQPIDSEDSTLAVPNPPSQIADRKDKLVSQSVLDAVPEEVKQMAQQHLQTQLLQEIQQLKQQRSWLVGCILFLLTIVVYQLLFR, from the coding sequence GTGAGCGATACATACCAGGTCGGCGGGAGTCTACGACAAAATTCACCCAGCTATGTGGTACGCCAAGCGGATTTGGATCTGGTCATGGCGCTCAATAATGGGGAGTTGAGCTATGTGCTGAATGCACGGCAAATGGGGAAATCCAGCCTGCGGGTGCGCACCATGCATCAGCTCCAACAACAGGGGCGCAAATGTGGCGCAGTGGATCTAACCCTGCTGGGTACACGCACCACAACGCCGGAGCAATGGTATGCCTCCTTTGCCGCTTCACTCATTCAAAGTTTCCGCCTTGAAGTACAGTTGGGCAGTTGGTGGCGCAACCATCAGGAATTATCCTTAGTTCGGCGATTAGCAACCTTTTTTGAAGAAATCTTGTTGCCTCAGGTCCCAGGGCCGATCGTCCTTTTCATCGACGAAGTCGATAGCGTCATGGCTCTGACCTTTCCAACGGATGACTTTTTTGCATTAATTCGAGCCACCTACGATCGACGCTCTGAGATGCCAGAGTATCGGCGACTGACTTGGGCACTCTTTGGCGTGGCTACACCAGCAGCCCTGATTCGAGATCCGCAGCGGACCCCCCTCAACATTGGCCGAGCTATCCAACTGCGGGGCTTTCAGGATCATGAAGTGTTTCCCCTTGCCTGTGGGCTGGTGGGGAAGGTCAACCAACCCATGGCTGTCCTCAAAGCCATCTTGTATTGGACGGCGGGGCAACCCTTTTTGACCCAGAAACTCTGTCAACTCACCATGCAGAGTAGCCAATCGACCATTCAAGGAACGCTCAATTTACCCCCAGGAACCGAATCTTTTTGGGTGGAACAGCTCGTCCACAAGCATATTCTTCAGGATTGGGAAGCTCAAGACTATCCAGAACACCTGCGGACCATTCGCGATCGCCTGTTATTTGAACCCCGAGGTCGGCGCGATCGCCTCTTACTGTATCGCCAGTTGCTCCTCAGAGAGCAATCGAACCCAGTACCAGACGAACCAGAGGAGGTATCTCCCAAAAATCAGAATTCTCCATCCAGACCGTTGGCAGACCTTAGCCTGGATTCCACCCGTGGGATTTCCCCAGCTCCAGCGACCCAATTTGTTAATTCTCCGACGCCACCTGCGGAACAACTTAGATTGGGAACAGATTGGCTAGGAAAATCGCTAGAGAAATCTTTGGACTTTGAGCAAGTGATTTTTTCCAGCGATCGAGCCATTGAACCCGTTTTAACAGAGCTGCTGTTATCCGGCTTGGTGGAGCAACGGCAAGGCCGCCTTCAAGTGAAAAATCCCATTTACCAAGCCATTTTCAACCTGAATTGGGTAGATGCCCAGTTAGCCACCTATGATGCATTAGAGTTGCAGAGCAGCACCGCCCCTGCTCAACCCTCTGAGTCTCCTGCGCGATCGCCGATGGATCAATCCTCTGTGGCCAGACTGTCCGCTGCACAGGTGGAACCCCCGCCTATTGCGCTCTCTGATGCGATCGTTTCTTCCACAATTAATCCCATTTCAGATCCATCCCTAGAAAGTGCGTCCTTAGACAGGACAGCGGAGGTCGGCTCAAATGAGATCGTGGATCAATCCAAATCGAGCGTAGACCTTGCCACACCGACTGTTGCTGTCCCACTTGTTGCTGTCCCACTACACCCATCGTCAGGTTCTTCCTTGCAACAGGTGGAACCAGCACTTGCTCAACCCATTGATTCTGAGGACTCTACCCTTGCAGTTCCGAATCCACCCAGTCAGATCGCAGATCGCAAGGACAAGCTGGTCTCTCAGTCGGTACTGGATGCGGTGCCCGAAGAAGTGAAGCAAATGGCGCAGCAGCATCTACAAACCCAGCTTTTACAAGAAATTCAACAGCTCAAACAACAACGATCGTGGCTCGTGGGATGCATTCTCTTTTTGCTCACGATCGTGGTTTATCAACTGTTATTTAGGTGA
- a CDS encoding response regulator yields MPSKLPLSDITAYYLERLIHQRIDRLRLISDQTPPLGDIISTVRQLEQLTLQHQTLSSQGAKHHQSLQQTEVEIFRLLGFNLDDGKPQATILVVDDTPEVLRFFSETLARHGYEVCSAISGTIALNHATQIQPDLILLDIMMPTIDGYEVCERLKADPTTEQIPVIFVSAIHEPFDKVKAFNMGGVDYLTKPIQVEELLIRIEHQLTLQRLRKQMMDQNLLFRAEVEQQLHASATYRQFFDQAVDGLYRISPEGKFLQVNAALATLLGYRDVESLLQAEGMQHLYLSSSRWGELLQYLYQYGRVQEFESQVARPDGTHIWISESVHAIRNENGIILGVEGIVRDVTQRKEYLERLLYDRWQQEQALQ; encoded by the coding sequence TTGCCATCTAAGCTACCGCTGTCGGATATCACCGCTTACTACTTAGAGCGCCTGATTCACCAACGGATCGATCGCCTCCGCTTAATTTCCGACCAGACACCACCCCTGGGGGATATCATCAGCACAGTCCGTCAACTGGAACAGCTGACCCTGCAACACCAAACCCTCAGTAGCCAAGGGGCAAAACACCATCAATCCCTACAGCAAACAGAGGTCGAGATTTTTCGGTTGCTGGGCTTTAACTTAGACGATGGCAAGCCTCAAGCGACCATTTTGGTGGTGGATGACACACCGGAGGTTCTCCGATTTTTCTCGGAAACCTTGGCTCGCCACGGCTATGAAGTGTGTAGTGCAATTAGCGGGACGATCGCCCTGAATCATGCCACTCAAATCCAACCCGATTTGATCTTGCTGGATATCATGATGCCGACGATCGATGGGTATGAGGTGTGTGAACGACTCAAAGCCGATCCGACCACGGAACAGATTCCGGTCATTTTTGTCAGCGCCATCCATGAACCCTTCGACAAGGTCAAGGCTTTTAACATGGGCGGGGTCGATTACCTCACCAAGCCCATCCAAGTGGAGGAATTACTGATTCGCATCGAGCACCAGCTCACCCTGCAACGCTTGCGTAAACAGATGATGGATCAGAATCTGCTATTTCGGGCAGAAGTGGAACAGCAGCTCCACGCTTCAGCCACCTATCGTCAGTTCTTTGACCAAGCCGTAGACGGCCTCTATCGCATTAGCCCGGAAGGAAAATTTTTACAGGTGAATGCTGCGCTCGCCACGCTATTGGGATACCGCGATGTCGAGTCATTGCTCCAGGCTGAAGGAATGCAGCACCTCTATCTCAGTTCTTCTCGCTGGGGGGAATTATTACAATATCTTTATCAATATGGGCGAGTTCAAGAGTTTGAATCTCAGGTGGCACGGCCCGATGGCACTCACATCTGGATTTCGGAATCAGTGCATGCCATTCGCAATGAGAACGGCATCATTTTAGGGGTAGAAGGGATTGTCCGTGATGTCACCCAGCGTAAGGAATATCTGGAGAGACTCCTCTACGATCGCTGGCAACAGGAGCAAGCCCTGCAATAG
- a CDS encoding CHASE2 domain-containing protein — MGKGLKRQLGLWFKRGLPIVGISAGVIGLQWSGLLQPLEWAIWDLWLKTVPLEPNPQRVTVVAIDETDISRWGYPLSDELLAKGLTKIRKLQPRAIGLDLYRNLPVEPGHANLQQVFSTTPNLIGIQRFLRSPLGEGVDAPPILRDRKQVAASDLVIDGDGKVRRSLLSFLDTHKQPQLTLGTRLALIYLEKEKIAPKTIKGQTIQLGKSIFHRLEAHDSGYVQTNLDGYQIISRFQRSPGGVTRVSLSDVLDDKVSPDLLRNRVVLVGTRAPSINDQIYTPFSQGADTTWAGVEIHADVTNQLLSAALDGRQPLRGVPYPIYSLWTIVWIIGGGWVGWKLRSWTKAGFLLPGLFLVLVGTPYGLFLAGWWLPMAGSAIGFAVAGMFCRTYIAWEQLKRSHQMLANYSKQLEEEVAARTHELTEKNQSLALSQRQAEAANRAKSAFLANMNHELRTPLTIILGCSELLNYDPGLDAEQKSRLTTIERSVQHLLGLINDVLELSRLEAGAAVLRPTRFSLKQFLQGLEELFEPQVVAKGLTLYRKDAPDLPRYVIADENKLRQVLVNLINNAVKFTHQGTISLQVFQSAGTFAEASAQSESHPDRPATSHPTVHLIFQVSDTGVGIPAADLEQIFEAFVQSESGQQSQQGTGLGLAICRQMVQLMQGEITVTSTLGQGTQFQVTVPVGIDGLSPVDRLQSLDPLRGLAATSSPLVTAVQEEVQEAVQHSRAIAEQPSHWCSELHHAAYRLNAERCQRLIGEMPIPDPALLHHLETLICQFQFDKIVELTTLKQNQDTNW; from the coding sequence ATGGGGAAAGGGCTGAAACGGCAGCTTGGACTTTGGTTTAAGCGCGGATTACCGATCGTTGGAATATCCGCTGGCGTGATAGGGCTGCAATGGTCGGGACTGTTGCAGCCTTTAGAATGGGCAATTTGGGATCTCTGGCTAAAAACCGTCCCCCTAGAACCTAATCCCCAACGGGTCACCGTTGTTGCCATTGATGAAACTGATATCTCTCGATGGGGGTATCCCCTATCCGATGAGCTGCTAGCCAAGGGGTTGACAAAAATCCGCAAGCTCCAGCCACGGGCGATCGGCTTGGATCTCTATCGCAATCTCCCGGTGGAACCTGGTCATGCCAATTTGCAACAGGTCTTTTCCACTACGCCCAATCTGATTGGCATCCAACGATTTTTGCGCAGTCCCTTGGGAGAGGGCGTTGATGCCCCCCCTATTTTGCGCGATCGTAAACAAGTGGCTGCCAGCGATCTGGTCATTGATGGCGATGGCAAGGTGCGGCGATCGTTACTGTCCTTCCTGGACACCCATAAACAACCTCAGCTAACCTTGGGCACGCGGTTGGCCTTGATTTACTTAGAGAAAGAAAAGATTGCGCCCAAAACAATTAAAGGGCAAACGATTCAACTGGGAAAATCTATTTTTCATCGTTTGGAAGCCCATGACAGTGGCTATGTTCAAACCAACCTAGACGGTTACCAAATCATTAGTCGCTTTCAACGATCGCCCGGTGGCGTGACCCGAGTGTCACTCTCTGATGTCCTAGATGACAAGGTATCACCCGACCTCCTCCGCAATCGTGTGGTTTTAGTGGGAACTCGGGCTCCCAGCATTAATGATCAAATCTATACCCCCTTTAGCCAAGGAGCCGACACAACCTGGGCTGGGGTGGAAATCCATGCCGATGTCACCAATCAACTCCTGAGCGCAGCCCTAGATGGCCGCCAACCGTTGCGAGGGGTTCCCTACCCGATCTATAGTCTCTGGACGATCGTTTGGATCATCGGCGGGGGTTGGGTCGGTTGGAAACTGCGCAGTTGGACAAAAGCCGGTTTTCTTTTACCCGGTTTATTCCTTGTTTTAGTGGGAACCCCCTATGGCTTATTTCTAGCAGGCTGGTGGCTGCCCATGGCAGGATCGGCGATCGGGTTTGCGGTGGCGGGGATGTTCTGTCGCACCTATATCGCCTGGGAGCAACTGAAGCGATCCCATCAAATGCTGGCGAACTACTCTAAGCAACTGGAGGAAGAGGTTGCCGCCCGAACCCATGAGCTGACGGAAAAAAATCAAAGTTTAGCGCTTTCCCAACGGCAAGCCGAAGCCGCTAATCGGGCCAAAAGTGCCTTCTTAGCCAATATGAACCATGAGTTGCGCACACCGTTGACCATTATTTTGGGGTGCAGCGAATTACTCAACTATGATCCCGGCCTGGATGCCGAGCAAAAATCTCGACTCACCACGATCGAACGGAGTGTTCAACACTTGCTGGGATTGATTAATGATGTGCTAGAGCTCTCTCGGTTAGAGGCTGGAGCCGCCGTACTTCGCCCCACTCGCTTTAGTCTCAAACAATTCCTACAAGGATTGGAAGAACTCTTTGAACCCCAAGTGGTGGCCAAGGGACTGACCCTGTACCGCAAAGATGCCCCAGATTTACCCCGCTATGTCATTGCGGATGAGAATAAGCTGCGCCAAGTGTTAGTCAACCTGATTAATAACGCAGTCAAATTTACCCACCAAGGCACCATCAGTTTGCAGGTGTTCCAATCTGCTGGGACATTTGCTGAGGCATCCGCTCAGTCAGAGTCTCACCCCGATCGCCCCGCTACGAGTCACCCCACCGTCCATCTCATCTTTCAAGTCAGTGATACCGGAGTTGGCATCCCCGCAGCGGATCTCGAACAGATTTTTGAAGCCTTTGTCCAGAGTGAATCGGGACAACAATCGCAGCAGGGCACAGGGTTAGGATTGGCGATCTGTCGGCAAATGGTGCAACTTATGCAGGGAGAGATCACAGTGACCAGCACCCTGGGACAGGGCACCCAGTTTCAAGTCACGGTTCCGGTGGGTATCGATGGCCTGTCTCCCGTCGATCGATTACAATCTTTGGATCCTCTCCGAGGGCTAGCGGCAACATCCAGTCCTCTGGTCACAGCAGTGCAGGAGGAGGTCCAGGAGGCCGTGCAGCACAGTCGCGCGATCGCCGAGCAGCCGTCCCATTGGTGTTCCGAGTTACATCATGCAGCCTATCGCCTCAATGCAGAGCGGTGTCAACGACTCATTGGTGAAATGCCCATTCCCGATCCGGCCTTGTTACATCACCTTGAAACCCTCATCTGTCAATTTCAGTTTGACAAAATTGTTGAACTGACAACGCTCAAGCAAAACCAAGATACGAATTGGTGA
- a CDS encoding DUF928 domain-containing protein, whose product MKINTTPTAIFRVLLPCLLATGALAPSAIAHPELDFTDPPSTPTGTGSGGTRPVFCGHELRQAQAPFGVMQPRNQESLTASSRPDLWVYMPSSHPQQIEFSIVGSQGEEIYQSLLAVPQQKGWVSISYPQAAPSLQLGQKYTWTVALVCDTRDRTRDLTVQTTVHHTPMPFKIPAVQSASTELDVIQQLAKEGFWLDAMSRWSVLQGQSQTIAQPSQRLMPAEPAQQSSLSTPSTPTLLSPISSNRSDAANVSTSH is encoded by the coding sequence ATGAAGATAAATACAACACCCACTGCCATATTCCGAGTTCTGCTACCATGCTTATTAGCAACAGGAGCGCTAGCCCCCTCCGCGATCGCTCACCCCGAACTCGACTTTACTGACCCGCCTAGTACCCCCACTGGCACCGGCAGCGGTGGAACCCGACCTGTGTTCTGTGGCCATGAATTACGCCAAGCTCAGGCTCCCTTTGGCGTTATGCAACCCCGTAACCAGGAAAGTTTGACCGCAAGTTCGCGGCCAGATCTCTGGGTTTATATGCCCAGCAGCCATCCCCAGCAGATTGAATTCAGCATTGTGGGTAGCCAGGGCGAAGAAATTTATCAGTCGCTGCTTGCCGTTCCTCAACAGAAAGGGTGGGTGTCTATTTCCTATCCTCAAGCGGCTCCCAGTCTCCAACTGGGACAAAAATATACTTGGACTGTAGCCCTAGTATGCGATACCCGCGATCGCACCCGCGATCTCACGGTGCAGACCACAGTGCACCATACCCCCATGCCCTTCAAGATTCCTGCTGTCCAGTCTGCCAGCACAGAGTTAGATGTGATTCAACAGCTCGCGAAAGAAGGCTTTTGGCTAGATGCAATGAGCCGGTGGTCAGTTCTACAAGGCCAATCTCAAACCATTGCACAGCCCAGCCAGCGCCTCATGCCCGCTGAGCCAGCTCAGCAATCCAGCCTATCCACTCCCTCCACTCCCACTTTGCTGTCACCTATTTCCTCTAACAGGTCAGACGCTGCTAATGTATCGACTTCTCACTGA